A segment of the Bacillus sp. es.034 genome:
GATAATATGCTTCACAAATGAGTTGCATATCACTGTATTCTATTCCGTTATGAACCATTTTCACGTAATGGCCGGATCCGTCCGGGCCGATATATGTACTGCATGCATCTCCTTTTACCTTGGCAGCGATGGCTGTCAGGAAAGGTTCGACTAAATCATACGCTTCTTTCTGGCCGCTCGGCATAATCGCAGGGCCGTATAATGCACCCTCTTCTCCACCGGATACTCCTGCACCGATGAAATTGATTCCCTTCTCCTCCAACGCCTTGTTGCGGCGGATGGTATCTTCGAAGTATGCGTTCCCACCGTCGATGAGGATATCCCCTTTATCCAGATGAGGTAGCAATGAATCAATCGCTTTGTCCGTGATATTCCCGGCAGGTACCATGATGAGAATTTTACGCGGTACTTCCAACGATTGAACAAATTCAATTACATCATGTGTTCCAACCATATTTTTTCCTTGATGCTCGTCCAGTACTTCTTTTACCTTTTCATCCGACACATCATATATAGAAACTGAATAGCCCCTGCTTTCAAAGTTTAAGGCGAGGCTCTTTCCCATCACTCCGACGCCGACGACTCCTATTTGTTGTTTTGTCATTACGATCATTCCTTTCAAGTACGAATAAATAGATTACTTCACCGTTATTATTATAATACGAAATAAATTTCCGTGGTGGTTTTTTATGAAATAATATTTTTTTATTTCGTAAAATAGGTTAAAATTATTTTCACAGAAGTCTTACAGGAGGTATTCTACCATCATGGATGAGCAGGCTCAACATTGTTTTCCACGAATCCGGTCCCATTACTCACACTTCAGTGAAAAAGAAAAGATGATTGCTGATTTTATTATTGCTAATCCTGAAAAAATTATCCATTCAACCATCAGTGGGGTGGCAGAAGATCTCGGAATTGCAGATGCCACCGTCTTCCGCTTCTGCAAGCGATTAGGCTTCAAAGGCTACCAGGCGATGAAGATTTCACTTGCTTCTGATCTTGTGGCACCGATAAAAGATATCCACGAGACCATCCAAGAAGAGGATTCTGAAGGGGTCATCGCCCAAAAGGTGTTCAGGTCCAATATGAGGAGCCTTGAAGACTCATTGCGCATCATGAAAGAAGACACGTTCCGGCAAGCCGTTCAAGCGATGCTAGATGCTAGGAGGATCGAATTCTATGGAACAGGCGGTTCAGGATTCATTGCCATGGATGCCCATCATAAGTTTCTCAGAACGGGGATGACCACTAACGCCTATAGTGACTCCCACATGCAGCTGATATCCGCTTCTCAACTGACGGAAGAAGATGTGATTGTGTTTATTTCCCATTCAGGGGCCAATAAGGATCTATTGGAAGTGCTGGAGGTGGCGAAGAAAAATCATGTCACCACAATCGGCATCACTCATTTCGCTAAATCTCCTTTGAGCAGCAGGATCGATATTCCATTATTCACCGTCTCACAGGAAACTGAATACCGCGGGGAAGCCCTTGCGTCAAGAATCAGTCAGCTGAGCATTGTGGATGCCCTCTATGTGAACATCATGAAGAAACGGAAAGATCTATCCAAAACCTCCCTGCAGAAAATTCGCGATGCCATCTCCATTAAAAAAGTATAATAATGAGAGGGACGGACCTGCATAGGTCCGTCCCTCTCATTATTATACATCAAGTCTTTCAATGATTGTGGCATTGGCCATGCCGTGTCCTTCACACATTGTTTGCAGGCCGTATCTTCCTCCCGTGCGTTCAAGCTCATGCATCATGCTCACCATGATCCTTGCTCCACTGGCCCCTAACGGATGCCCGAGGGCGATTGCCCCTCCATTCGGGTTTAACTTGGAAGCATCCGCATCTATCTCCTTCAACCATGCAAGTGCCACCGGAGCAAACGCTTCATTCACTTCAAAAATGTCAATATCCGCGACAGTCAGCCCCGCTTTTTGCAGGGCTTTCCTGGTTGCAGGGATGGGGCCCGTTAACATCAGGGTCGGATCAGACCCCACCACCACACGGGTATGAACCTTGAAACGTGCTTTCAAACCCAATTCTTCGGCTTTTTCTTTCGACATAAGAAGCAGGGCTGCAGCACCATCACTGATTTGACTGGCATTCCCCGCATGAATGACGCCGTCATCTTTGAATGCCGGTTTTAATTTCCTCAGTATTTCGATTGACGTTTCTTTTCTTGGTCCTTCATCTTTCGTGAAGAAGAACGGATTTCCGTCTTCACCTTGTACTTTCACACCATAAATTTCACGATCGAAGCGTCCTTCTTCCTGGGCTCTTAAAGCTTTTTGATGACTATGATAAGAGAACCGGTCTAATTCTTCACGGGTAAAACCATATTTTTCTGCAATTCGCTCTGCTGATAACCCCTGATGAATGATTTCATGCTTTCCCCTTAACTTTTCACTGAAACCTGCCCCTTGATAATTAGATCCAATCGGCGTTCTTGTCATGTTCTCTATCCCACCTGCAATAACGACATCCATATCCCCGGAAAGGATGGCTTGTGAAGCAAAGTGAACGGCCTGTTGACTCGAACCACACTGACGGTCAATGGTTGTGCCGGGCACTTCAATCGGAAAACCCGCTATAAGCGCAGACACCCTGGCAATATCCCCCGCCTGTTCTCCAGACTGAGTAACACACCCAAGAATGACATCATCGATGCAATCCGGATCCACCCCCGACTTCTCTACCAATCCTTTAAGTATCTCACCTGCCAAATCGTCAGGTCTCATCCCCATTAACGATCCTTTTCTCCTTCCAACCGCAGAACGGATCCCTTCAACAATGACAACTTCTCTCATCCCACTCTCCCTTTCTATAACCCCAGATTCTTCGCAATGATCACTTTCATGATTTCATTCGTGCCGGCATAAATGCTTGCAACCGGTATATCCCGATATCGCCTTGCAATCGGATATTCTTCCATATAGCCATATCCACCGTGAAGCTGCATGCAATCTGCCGCAATTTGACGAGCCATTTCTGTCAGCCTATACTTGGCCATGGATACCTTTGTCACCACGTCCATTCCATGCATATGCTCGGCTATCAACCCATCCAAAAAAGCTCTTCCCATTTCAATATCAGTCGCCATTTCTGCCATCTTGAATTGGGTATTCTGAAATTGGCTGACAGGTCTTCCAAAGGCTTGACGGCTCTTCACGTATTCCATCGTAAGGGAAAACATTTCTTCTGAAGCTGTTTGGGCTACAATCGCCACGATGAGCCGTTCCTGCTGCAGCTTATTCATCAAATATCGAAAGCCGTTGCCTTCCTCTCCAATCAGATTCTCTTTCGGTACCTTACAATCTTCAAATATGAGTTCGGCAGTATCCTGACAGTGTAATCCGATTTTATCCAGCTTGCGTCCCCTGGAAAACCCTGGAGTATCCCTTTCAATCGCCAACAGGCTGACACCTTTATGGGGCGGTTTACTGCGAGGATCCGTTTTAACAGCCACAATCACTAAATCACCATGTATACCATTGGTTATAAAGGTCTTTTGCCCGTTCACGATATAATGCTCTCCATCTGGGAGGGCTGTTGTTTTGATGGCGGCTAAATCAGAACCCGCACCCGGCTCTGTCATGGCAATGGCTGTGATCATCTTTCCCCTCGCACATAAAGGAAGCCACTTCTTTTTCTGTTGTATTGTCCCGTACTCTGAAATATAGGGAACGACGATATCATTATGAAGACCTATTCCGATCAATCCGGATCCAACTCTTTCCAATTCCTCATTAATGATGACCGAAAAGGCCCAATCGACCCCGCTTCCCCCATATTCCTCTTCAATATCCGGGCAAAGAAACCCCTGTTTCCCCATCTTTTCCCAAAATGATCTGGGAACCATCCGGTTATGCTCCCACTCCTCATAATAAGGATAAGCTTCCTTTTGCAGAAATTTCCTCAGAGCCTGACGAAATATACTGTGTTCTTCAGTTAAATAAGGATGTTTCATACGTCTCTCCCTCACTTCATATAGGTGGATAAAGGATAGCGCTTACATGTATAATGAATGAATCTACATTCACTCCACTGTCTCCACAGATTATTTAGGCTGCATTCTGATGGCACCGTCCAGTCGGATCGTCTCTCCATTCAACATCGGGTTTTCGAGTATGCTTTTCACCAACTGAGCATATTCAGATGGATAACCAAGTCTTTTAGGGAAAGGAACCATGTTTCCAAGGGAATGTCTTGCCTCTTCTGGAAGGGTATCAAACATTGGGGTGTGAAATAATCCTGGAGCAATCGTCATGACCCTGATGCCGTCCCTTGCAAGTTCCCTTGCAATTGGCAGAGTCATTCCTACAACTCCTCCTTTTGATGCGCTATAAGCAGCCTGACCGATTTGGCCGTCAAATGCGGCTACAGACGCGGTATTCACGATCACACCTTTTTCTCCATGCTCATTCGGTATGTTTTGCATCATCTTTTCTACAGTCATGCGAATGACATTGAACGTACCGATCAAATTCACTTCAATAACTTTGGAAAATTGTTCAAGGGAATGGATGCCTTCTTTCCCCACGACTTTTCCAGGAGGTGCGATTCCTGCACAATTCACAACTGTATTGATTCCCCCAAAATCCTCCAGCACTCTATCAAGGGCTTCTTTGACACTATATTCCTTCGTTACATCTGTTTCAACAAAGCCCATGGAGTCCCCAAACTCTTCTTTTAAAATAGAGCTTCTCTTACCATTGAGGTCAAGGATATACACCTTTCCCCCTTCTTCCATGATTTTTCGTGCCGTGGCTTCCCCCAGTCCGGATGCTCCCCCTGTGATGACGGCCACAGAATCTTTCATCTCCATTCAAATTTCCTCCACTCTGCATACTTATAGTTTTATTTTAGCGTTGGATCCTGGAAAAAGATATAAAGTTTTAAAAATTCCGTCTATTCAACATAAGAGCAGGTCCAGAGACATGAATACGCACAAAAAAAACAGACTCACGAATGAGTCTGTTTTTGA
Coding sequences within it:
- a CDS encoding 3-hydroxyacyl-CoA dehydrogenase is translated as MEMKDSVAVITGGASGLGEATARKIMEEGGKVYILDLNGKRSSILKEEFGDSMGFVETDVTKEYSVKEALDRVLEDFGGINTVVNCAGIAPPGKVVGKEGIHSLEQFSKVIEVNLIGTFNVIRMTVEKMMQNIPNEHGEKGVIVNTASVAAFDGQIGQAAYSASKGGVVGMTLPIARELARDGIRVMTIAPGLFHTPMFDTLPEEARHSLGNMVPFPKRLGYPSEYAQLVKSILENPMLNGETIRLDGAIRMQPK
- a CDS encoding thiolase family protein, encoding MREVVIVEGIRSAVGRRKGSLMGMRPDDLAGEILKGLVEKSGVDPDCIDDVILGCVTQSGEQAGDIARVSALIAGFPIEVPGTTIDRQCGSSQQAVHFASQAILSGDMDVVIAGGIENMTRTPIGSNYQGAGFSEKLRGKHEIIHQGLSAERIAEKYGFTREELDRFSYHSHQKALRAQEEGRFDREIYGVKVQGEDGNPFFFTKDEGPRKETSIEILRKLKPAFKDDGVIHAGNASQISDGAAALLLMSKEKAEELGLKARFKVHTRVVVGSDPTLMLTGPIPATRKALQKAGLTVADIDIFEVNEAFAPVALAWLKEIDADASKLNPNGGAIALGHPLGASGARIMVSMMHELERTGGRYGLQTMCEGHGMANATIIERLDV
- a CDS encoding acyl-CoA dehydrogenase family protein; translation: MKHPYLTEEHSIFRQALRKFLQKEAYPYYEEWEHNRMVPRSFWEKMGKQGFLCPDIEEEYGGSGVDWAFSVIINEELERVGSGLIGIGLHNDIVVPYISEYGTIQQKKKWLPLCARGKMITAIAMTEPGAGSDLAAIKTTALPDGEHYIVNGQKTFITNGIHGDLVIVAVKTDPRSKPPHKGVSLLAIERDTPGFSRGRKLDKIGLHCQDTAELIFEDCKVPKENLIGEEGNGFRYLMNKLQQERLIVAIVAQTASEEMFSLTMEYVKSRQAFGRPVSQFQNTQFKMAEMATDIEMGRAFLDGLIAEHMHGMDVVTKVSMAKYRLTEMARQIAADCMQLHGGYGYMEEYPIARRYRDIPVASIYAGTNEIMKVIIAKNLGL
- a CDS encoding MurR/RpiR family transcriptional regulator; amino-acid sequence: MDEQAQHCFPRIRSHYSHFSEKEKMIADFIIANPEKIIHSTISGVAEDLGIADATVFRFCKRLGFKGYQAMKISLASDLVAPIKDIHETIQEEDSEGVIAQKVFRSNMRSLEDSLRIMKEDTFRQAVQAMLDARRIEFYGTGGSGFIAMDAHHKFLRTGMTTNAYSDSHMQLISASQLTEEDVIVFISHSGANKDLLEVLEVAKKNHVTTIGITHFAKSPLSSRIDIPLFTVSQETEYRGEALASRISQLSIVDALYVNIMKKRKDLSKTSLQKIRDAISIKKV